Below is a genomic region from Persicimonas caeni.
GAAGTCGGAGAGCTGCGCGTGAGCGCCGAGGTCGACGCGACGGCGTCCTTTCAAGAGGTTGTCGAGCGCCTGCAGCGCGGTCTGGCCGTCGAGGGACGTCTCACCGACGAGCGCGGTCCGCTTCCGGGGGTGCGAGTGGCCGTCAAGATTCGCCGCGAGGACCAAGGGGAGCCGTCCGAGGAGAGTGAGCAAGCCGAGCAGATGTCTCAACTGCCGGGCTCATCTGCGCGCGGCGACGAGCAGGCACGTTACGAGCGCTTCGTCACGACCGACGAGCAGGGGCGTTTCCGCGCGTTTTACTCCGGCGACAAGCTCGAAGACGGCATCTGGCATGCCCAGACGGCCATCGTGCCCGAACTTGGCGCCGAGATCGCTGTGCCGACCGCGCCCGTCGAGCTCGATCGGACGACTTCGCGTTGGATTCTCAACGCACTGGGACTCCTCGGGTTGATCGGCGGACTCGCGCTGTTGTTGCAGCGATTTTGGCAGGTCATCGAAACTCAGCTCCAGCGACGCCGTCACGAGCGCGAGAGCGAAGAGCGCGCCGAGATGGCGCTCAAAGACACCGAGGCGTTGTCCCCCCACAGCCTCGGCGTGGACGAGAAACCCGTCGACACCGCGCCCGACAACACGCGGCTGTCAGGAATGGTGTGGGATATTTGGAAGGATCGACCGGTGGCCGATGCCGAGCTCGTCGTGTGGCGCGATGGAGAACGGGTCCGCACCGAGCACGCGACCGGGCAAGCTTCGCCACGTGCAGGGATCTTCATCATCGATGGGCTCACGGCCGGAGCTTACGAGCTCGAGGTGCGCGCACGCGGCTTCATGCCGGGTAAACTCAGCTTTCGATTGCCTCACAAGGGGCGACTGAGCAATGTACGCCTCGACCTGGTCGCCGTGCCGCTCAAGATTCGCAGGCTCTACCAGTCCCTCGTCGAAACCCTCGACGGCCAAGACCTCTGGGGACGCCTGTCGCCGCGTGAAATCGAGGCTGCGCTGCTCGAGGTGACCGACGAAGCGACCCAAGACACCGGCAGCCCCGCTCGCCGCGCGTTTCTACGCTCGCTCGAGCACAAGCTGGCCCAGGCGGGCGACACGCTCAGCGGCGAGGAGCTGGTGTCGATGATGACTTCGGTGGTCGAGGAGACCTATTTCAGCGGACGCACCTTCGACACCTCGGTGTGGGAGCTCGCGCGCGATATCGCCCTGCAGCTTCGGGACCGCCAGGGGGAGGGGGCGTCGTGACCTCTCGACTCCGACAGCTAGTGTGGGCTGTGCTCGTCGTCTGCCTGGTTACGGCCGCATCGACGGTCGTCGCCCAAGAGAGCCCGGGCGGAAAAGACTTCGACCCCGCGAGCGACGCGTGGACCGGTTTGAGCCGGTTGGTCGCACTCGCCGAGAAGCAGGGCATCACCATCGAGGTCGTCGACCAGATCGATTGGTCCGAGCAGAGCCCTGACGAGCCGATTATCTTCGTCTATCCCACCAGCGGCCTCGAAATCGCCAATGCCGCCAACTACGTCGTCGACGGCGGTCGCCTCTTCATGGCCGACGACTACGGGGCGAGCCCGGCGTTTTTAGATCGGCTCGACGTCAGCCGGGTCAACGTCGCCATGGGCGAGCTGCCTCACGACCGCTTCGTGCAGGGGAACCGCGCGCTTCCGATCTTCGAGCCCACCGGACGACACCCTTTGCTCGAGGGGGTCGACACTGTCGTGGCCAACCATCCTGCGGTCTTGCTCAACGTCGGCGGCCCGGTCGTCTCCTATGACGAAGGCGGCGGATTGGTCTACGACATGAACCTCGGTGACGGCAAAGTCGTTCTCTTCGCCGACGCGAGCCTCGTCATCAACCACATGCTCAGCGTCGCCGACAATTCGGTGCTCGTGCAAAACGCGCTCGATTACATCTGCACGGGCCAAGAGCAGTGCCGAGCCAAGCTCATCGTGCGCGATTTCGAGCAGTACGGACGCTACACGCCTCGTCAGCCGGATGATGACTCGCCCGACACGCTCAGCGCGCAGCTCGACGAGCTCAACGAAGCCATTAGCGAATTTATGGAGGAGATGCCCGCCGGCAGGCTGCTCTACTACCTGAGCATTTTGCTCGCCGGCGGACTCGCGCTCTACTTGGCCGCAGTATTTCGCCTACGCGCCTCTCGCCCCTACAGTGAGTATGTCGACAACACGACGCGCGAGGTTCCGTCGCCGCAAAGTGAGTTCGATTGGAACCTGTCGCGCTTTGGCGACGGCGGCCGTGAGACGAATTATGCGCTGCCGCTGGCCATCTTGAAGGAGGTCTTCGAGGAGTTATTCTTGGAAGACCTCGGCTATTGGCCCATCAGCGGCGAGAATCGACCCAGCGTCGAGAAGTTGGGCCGAGAGTTCGGGCGCAAGTACACGCAGGGGCACCTGCCGACCGAAGCTCAACGCATGGAGCAAGAGGTCACCGACCTGTTGGCCACCTACGCCAGAATACCGACACGCCACCGGGTCTTCCTGGACAGCGATGCTTACTTTAGCGAGCGCGACCTGATAAAAATATACCGGCGCACCCGCCGTGTGCTGGAGATCATGGGACTCGAGGGAGAGTATGAGCGACGTACCCGCAGCTTGGTCTGAACCCGACGAAAGCCCCGAATCCGACGCCGCCGACAGTGAGAGCGTCGAGATTCAGCAGGTAATCGCGCGCTACGCCGAGCGCATCGAACGGCTCAAGGCCGAAGTAGGGCGCATTTATATCGGGCCCGAGCGCACCATCGACGCGCTGCTCATCGCGCTCTTCGCCCGCGGGCATATTCTGCTCGAGGGTGTGCCCGGTGTGGCCAAAACGACGCTGGTGCGCGCCTTTTCGCGCACCCTCAACTCCGAGTTTAGCCGGATCCAGTTTACCCCGGATTTGCTGCCCTCGGATATCACCGGCACCTACGTTCCCAACCTGCAGACCAACGAGTTCATCCTGCGCCGCGGCCCGATTTTTGCCAATATCGTGCTGGGCGACGAGATCAACCGCGCGCCGGCCAAGACGCAGTCGGCGCTCTTGGAGGCGATGCAGGAACGGCAGGTCACCATCGACGGCACGACCCACCAGCTTGAATCGCCATTCTTGGTGCTCGCCACCCAAAACCCCGTCGAGCAGGAGGGCGTCTACGCGCTTCCCGAGGCCCAGCTCGACCGTTTCTTGCTCAAGATCGTCATCGACTACCCGACGCCCGACCAAGAGTTCCGGGTCATGAAGACCCATCAGGTCGCCCCCAGGCCGGTGGAGCCGATCTTGGGCGCAGACGATATCGCGGTGCTGCGCAAAGCCGTCGAGGCGGTGCATATCTCCGACGAGCTCATTCGCTACATCGTGGCCCTGGGCAACTTCACCCGCAATCACGAGCACACCTCGCTGGGGGCATCGCCGCGCGCTGCGCTCGCGCTGCTCAAGGCTGCCAAGGCCAGATCAGTGGTCCAGGGGCGCGATTACGTGCTTCCCGATGACGTGCGCATTCTGGCGCCGAGCGTCCTCGCTCACCGGGTGCTGTTGCTTCCCGAGGCGCAGCTCGGCGGCATCGAGTCCCACGATATCGTCCGCCAGGCGCTCAAGCAGGTTCCCTACTCGGAGTAAGGACGCCAGCGCGTGAATCCTCATCTGACAACACGCGGCGTCTTCGTCTTTGTCTGTGCGATCGTCTTCCTCGCCGCGGGCGCGGTCACCGAGCAGCCCCTCTTGCTGCTACTCGGTCAAGTCCAGGTGGCCGTCCTCGCCATTTCTTTTCTGCTGTGCGTGGTGGCTGCGCTCGCCCTCGATCGGCGCTTCGTGCGCATCGAGGTCCGCGACGACTCCGGCTCGAAGCGCTTTCGGTCGACCGGCGTGATGACCGGCGAGAAGACCGACGTCGACGTCTACATCAGCAACGATGCCTGGGTGCCCCTGTACGGCCTGGCCCTCGAGCCGTTTGGCGCGCGGGCGCTGGGGTTGGGTGACATCGACGATTATTTTCACCTGCCCACGAAGGCCGAGGTTTCAGCGCCGTTGACGGTCGAAGCAGCGCGCTCCGGACGCTGGACGTTGCAGGGCTTCGACGTCTCCATCAGCGACCCGCTGGGGCTGCTCTCCGCGCGCGATTACTTGCCGTGCCTACACGCCTTCGAGTGCTTTCCCCAGCGCAGTCACCGGCGAGACCAGAGCGCGCGCAACCTCGGTGCGTTCGCGCTCCAGCATGGTGGCAAGCACGTGGTGCGCCAGATCGGCACCGGAAGCATGGTGCGCGAGCTGCGCGACTATCAACCCGGTGACCCGCTTCGCCACATCGCCTGGAAGGCGACCGCACGAAATCGCCGGCTCATCTCGCGCGACTTCGAGCGCGAGGTCAACCTGAGCATGTACCTGCTGCTCGACATCTCCACGTCGATGCGCGGCGGGCAGTGGGAGGGGCAGAAGCTCGAGCATGGCGTGGAGTCGGTCGCCGAATTGGCCACGAGCGTCATCGGCGCGCGTGACCGCGTCGGGTTGATGACCTTCGACGAAAAGCTGTACGGCCACATCCCACCGGCGACGGCGCCGTCCCATCTGGCCCGCATTCTGCGCCACCTCGTCGGCGTCAATTCGGTGGTCGACGACGAGCTCACCGAATGGGGCGAAGTCGAACTCGCCCAGAAGCTCGCCGACTACTTGGTCGTCCAGGAGCGCCTCGATTTTCGTCGCGGCGACGACGTCGAGCCGGAATCGGGCGTCAATATCAAGCTCCTCGAACGCTGGCTTCGCAGCGTGATTCGCCTCGAGAAGGAGAAGTTCGACTCGCCCATCCTACACGACGGCCTGCTCGACGAAGAGACGTCGCTGCTGCGGCGTTTTGCGCAGCTTCGCGGTGTGGAGGTGCCTTATCGGGTCGAGGCGCGCCTGGGGCTCAAGGAGCGTGGCCTCAATCAGGCCATCGAACGCATCGTGACGACGGCCAAAGAGAGCCAATGGATCGTTGTGATCAGCGACCTGTGCGGTGTGATGAACACCGAAGTCGTCACCCGCTCCATCCGCTTGGCACAAATCAAAGGCCACGCGGTTCGCTTCCTGGTGCCGTTTACCCCCGCCTATTATGAAGACGATCATGACGGCTCGGAGCGCTACAGCATCAGCCGTGAGCTCTTTTCGACCCGTGAGCGCGAAGAGCGCCTCAAGATCGCCAGCCATCTTCGCAAGCTGGGCGTCCAGGTTGACTTTATGAAGCCGGGCCAGTCGGCCTTGCAGTTGTTATTGGGTGGGAGAGGGCGGCGCGTGGCGTCTTAGCCTCACGCCTATTCTCGACCGGTGGCCTCGGACTGCACCTTCTCGATCGCCTCCAAGAATCCCTTGAAGTACTCGTAGGCGCTCTGGAGGCTGAAGATCACCGAGATGATCAGGAGCCACAGTCCAATCAGGTGGAAGTTCAAGCGAAACTCGATGAACCAGTAGTCGACCAGGTATTCGTAGTGGATGATCAGGCCGAGTAGGCCGGTCATCTGGAAGGCGGTCTTGAACTTGCCGCCTTGTCCGGCGGCGATGATAAAGCCCTCGCCGGCGGCAATGCTTCGAAGACCCATGACCGAGAATTCACGGGCCAAGATGATCATGACGAGCCACGGCGAGATGCGTCCGAGGGGAAGGAGCATCAGCAATGTGGCCATGACCAGCAGTTTGTCGGCCAGCGGGTCCAAAAACTTTCCGGTGAGGCTCACCAGGTTGCGCTTTCTGGCCAGATAGCCGTCCAACCAATCCGTGACGCTGGCCACCCAGAAGAGCAACACCGCAATCAACCCGGACATCGGATCGCCGTAATAGATAAACAGCGACACCACCGGGATCAGCGCGATCCGAAAGAGCGTCAGGAGGTTGGGAAGGTTGAAGATGTCCTCGCGAATCGTGGCCGCGCTCACTTAGACTCCTCTTCCTTCTGGTAGATCTTGTACCAATAGAAGACCGACGCGACGTAATCGCGGGTCTGCGGGTAAGGAATGCCGTCGTAGCGTTTCACGGCGGCATCTCCGGCATTATAAGCAGCCAAAATCAAGTTGATGTCGCCGTCATATCGGTCGATCAGGATGCGCAGGAACTTCGCGCCACCGTAGATATTCTGCCTGGGATCGAACGAGTCGGTCACATTGAGGCTAGCCGCGGTGCGCGGCATCAGTTGCATCAGCCCCTGGGCACCGGCGTGGCTCTCCGCGTTCGGCTTGAATGCACTCTCCACGCGAATGACTGCTTTGATGAAGCCAAAGGGGACATCGTAGGCTTCGGACGCTTCGGCGATGATGTCGTCGAATGCGTCTTCGCCTTTGCGCTTGGAGTGCTTTCTGCGCTTTCGCTTGGTCTTCGTGCTCGAAGACTTGCTGGCGCTTCGCTTGCGAATCTTTTTGTCTTTGGTCGACGTCTTTGAGCCACCGGAGAGAACCTCGAGAAGCTTGTAGCCAGACTTCTTCTCGGTGGTGATGAGGATTTTGCCGTCGGGCGTCTCGTAGCGGTAAAGCTCGGCGCTCGCCGGCGAGGGCACGAGCACGCTCGCGCACATCAGGACGGCGGCGAGCAAGAAGCCCTGGAGTTTTGGACGTGCTGTGGTCATCTGCGCGGCTCGTGGAGTATCGCAACTCCTCTACCAATAGCGCATGGGGAGGCAGGGACGCAAGTTTTGGGCGTCCCTGCCTCCCCATTTAGCGTAACTCGTCTAGCGCGTGCAGTATCCACCCGTCGCGCAGGTGCCGGTGCGGCAATCCGTGCCGTCCCAGCAACTCGTGGTGCAGAAGCCGTTGACGCAGGTGGCGTCGCCGGCGCAGTTGCTGTTGTCACGGCACTCGTAGCCAGCGCGGTAGTCGGGGCGACATACGCCGTGGTCGCACATCATCTGGCTGCCGCAGTCGGCGTCGGCCGAGCAGGGGGCGAAGCAGAATCCGTCGATGCAGGTTTCGCCCGAGGGGCACTCGCTGCTGGCGGTGCAAGCTTGGGCCGGGCTCGGGTTGGTCTTGCATACGCCGCTCTGGCAAGTCTGGCTGTAGGGGCAGTCACTGTCGGAAGAGCAATCGTAGTGGCAGAAGCCCGACAGGCAGCTCTTCTCGAGGCCGCATTGCGCGTCGGTCACGCAGATCTTGTCGACGACCTGGCAGGTGCCCGACACACACATCTCGCACGGCTCACAGTCGGCCGAGGACTCACACGACACAGGCCCGGTCGGGCCGGAGTCGGCCACGCAACGTCCGTCGGCGCCGCAAGACTCACCGCTTCGGCACTGCGCGTCGTCGGTGCATCCCAGGCGGCACTGACCACGGTCGCAGTACGAGCCGTCGGTGCAGTCGCTGTCGCTCTGGCAAAACTCGTCCGTCACGCACAGTCCGTCCTCGCAGCGCTCGTTGGCCGAGCAGTCGGCGTTCGACGAGCAGGTCGGCGCTTCGCTTCGGTCCGGGTCGGTGCTCGAGCCAGCGTCGTCTGCGTCGGGCGTGCCGGCATCGGTGCCTCCATTATTGTCGGGCTGCCCGACCACAGGCGGCGCCGGGGCAGGGCGGCTCGGGTCGAGCGGCGAAGCCGGCGTACACACACCTCGCCAGCAAAGGCCGTTTTGGCCACATTCGTCGTCT
It encodes:
- a CDS encoding DUF4350 domain-containing protein, with translation MTSRLRQLVWAVLVVCLVTAASTVVAQESPGGKDFDPASDAWTGLSRLVALAEKQGITIEVVDQIDWSEQSPDEPIIFVYPTSGLEIANAANYVVDGGRLFMADDYGASPAFLDRLDVSRVNVAMGELPHDRFVQGNRALPIFEPTGRHPLLEGVDTVVANHPAVLLNVGGPVVSYDEGGGLVYDMNLGDGKVVLFADASLVINHMLSVADNSVLVQNALDYICTGQEQCRAKLIVRDFEQYGRYTPRQPDDDSPDTLSAQLDELNEAISEFMEEMPAGRLLYYLSILLAGGLALYLAAVFRLRASRPYSEYVDNTTREVPSPQSEFDWNLSRFGDGGRETNYALPLAILKEVFEELFLEDLGYWPISGENRPSVEKLGREFGRKYTQGHLPTEAQRMEQEVTDLLATYARIPTRHRVFLDSDAYFSERDLIKIYRRTRRVLEIMGLEGEYERRTRSLV
- a CDS encoding AAA family ATPase, whose translation is MSDVPAAWSEPDESPESDAADSESVEIQQVIARYAERIERLKAEVGRIYIGPERTIDALLIALFARGHILLEGVPGVAKTTLVRAFSRTLNSEFSRIQFTPDLLPSDITGTYVPNLQTNEFILRRGPIFANIVLGDEINRAPAKTQSALLEAMQERQVTIDGTTHQLESPFLVLATQNPVEQEGVYALPEAQLDRFLLKIVIDYPTPDQEFRVMKTHQVAPRPVEPILGADDIAVLRKAVEAVHISDELIRYIVALGNFTRNHEHTSLGASPRAALALLKAAKARSVVQGRDYVLPDDVRILAPSVLAHRVLLLPEAQLGGIESHDIVRQALKQVPYSE
- a CDS encoding DUF58 domain-containing protein, giving the protein MNPHLTTRGVFVFVCAIVFLAAGAVTEQPLLLLLGQVQVAVLAISFLLCVVAALALDRRFVRIEVRDDSGSKRFRSTGVMTGEKTDVDVYISNDAWVPLYGLALEPFGARALGLGDIDDYFHLPTKAEVSAPLTVEAARSGRWTLQGFDVSISDPLGLLSARDYLPCLHAFECFPQRSHRRDQSARNLGAFALQHGGKHVVRQIGTGSMVRELRDYQPGDPLRHIAWKATARNRRLISRDFEREVNLSMYLLLDISTSMRGGQWEGQKLEHGVESVAELATSVIGARDRVGLMTFDEKLYGHIPPATAPSHLARILRHLVGVNSVVDDELTEWGEVELAQKLADYLVVQERLDFRRGDDVEPESGVNIKLLERWLRSVIRLEKEKFDSPILHDGLLDEETSLLRRFAQLRGVEVPYRVEARLGLKERGLNQAIERIVTTAKESQWIVVISDLCGVMNTEVVTRSIRLAQIKGHAVRFLVPFTPAYYEDDHDGSERYSISRELFSTREREERLKIASHLRKLGVQVDFMKPGQSALQLLLGGRGRRVAS
- the pgsA gene encoding CDP-diacylglycerol--glycerol-3-phosphate 3-phosphatidyltransferase; this encodes MSAATIREDIFNLPNLLTLFRIALIPVVSLFIYYGDPMSGLIAVLLFWVASVTDWLDGYLARKRNLVSLTGKFLDPLADKLLVMATLLMLLPLGRISPWLVMIILAREFSVMGLRSIAAGEGFIIAAGQGGKFKTAFQMTGLLGLIIHYEYLVDYWFIEFRLNFHLIGLWLLIISVIFSLQSAYEYFKGFLEAIEKVQSEATGRE
- a CDS encoding lytic transglycosylase domain-containing protein; translation: MTTARPKLQGFLLAAVLMCASVLVPSPASAELYRYETPDGKILITTEKKSGYKLLEVLSGGSKTSTKDKKIRKRSASKSSSTKTKRKRRKHSKRKGEDAFDDIIAEASEAYDVPFGFIKAVIRVESAFKPNAESHAGAQGLMQLMPRTAASLNVTDSFDPRQNIYGGAKFLRILIDRYDGDINLILAAYNAGDAAVKRYDGIPYPQTRDYVASVFYWYKIYQKEEESK
- a CDS encoding DUF7107 domain-containing protein encodes the protein MLASLALMFLAGCSGCNDKEDGPYSVVETCSADGDCSEGQVCREDSCVEVCAADSECADGEICTAGRYCWPEPGVGECESDLDCQSRRCDDGMCEAPVRCESDAECFEGEFCSVDGVCVPACEASVDCAVDEVCHEGRCVVGGSCTQDTDCGENGLCEDGSCRVECADDTDCGQDAVCFEGHCSSGCTQDDECGQNGLCWRGVCTPASPLDPSRPAPAPPVVGQPDNNGGTDAGTPDADDAGSSTDPDRSEAPTCSSNADCSANERCEDGLCVTDEFCQSDSDCTDGSYCDRGQCRLGCTDDAQCRSGESCGADGRCVADSGPTGPVSCESSADCEPCEMCVSGTCQVVDKICVTDAQCGLEKSCLSGFCHYDCSSDSDCPYSQTCQSGVCKTNPSPAQACTASSECPSGETCIDGFCFAPCSADADCGSQMMCDHGVCRPDYRAGYECRDNSNCAGDATCVNGFCTTSCWDGTDCRTGTCATGGYCTR